One genomic window of Medicago truncatula cultivar Jemalong A17 chromosome 1, MtrunA17r5.0-ANR, whole genome shotgun sequence includes the following:
- the LOC11419421 gene encoding dolichyl-diphosphooligosaccharide--protein glycosyltransferase subunit 1B: MVAMEQPLLRIALLFLFLHFSILVNSFPSQHLQIINAERRIDLNSHIIKVYLTLKVENSGTTPASEVHLAFSPAEAEHLAVLKAAATTGKRKKKTYVPLDVKSAEIPDGPNGSKFFPVTLLTPLSKGETTTLEVLYILTHSLEPFPVEISQSESQLVYFRDSAILLSPYHVKQQTTFIKTPTARVESFTVVEPTKRAGTELKYGPYDEQTPYSYSPVLVHFENNNPFAVVEELEREIEISHWGSLQITERYKLVHAGARHKGVFSRVEYQTRSGASGVASFKHLLAKLPPRVHSVYYRDEIGNISSSHLRTDFLKSELEFEPRYPLFGGWKSTFLLGYGLPLQDFLFESPDGRRYLNFTYGCPLAQTVVDKLIIKVVLPEGSKDPAAVIPFQVDQHLETKYSYLDIVGRTVVVLEKRNVVPEHNIPFQVYYNFNPIFMLAEPLMLASVFFLLFAASVTYLHMDLSIRKS, encoded by the exons ATGGTCGCCATGGAACAACCTCTGCTCAGAATCGCACTGCTCTTTCTCTTCCTCCACTTCTCCATTCTCGTTAACTCATTTCCTTCTCAACACCTTCAGATCATCAATGCCGAACGAAGA ATTGATCTGAATTCTCACATAATTAAGGTCTACTTGACATTGAAG GTTGAAAACTCGGGCACTACTCCTGCTTCAGAAGTACATCTTGCTTTTTCACCGGCTGAAGCCGAACATCTAGCAGTACTCAAAGCTGCCGCAACTACcgggaagaggaagaagaagacttATGTTCCGCTTGATGTTAAATCTGCTGAGATACCCGATGGACCAAATGGATCTAAATTTTTCCCTGTAACCTTGTTAACTCCACTGAGTAAAGGTGAGACGACAACACTTGAGGTGCTTTACATATTAACACATTCCCTGGAACCTTTCCCGGTAGAAATAAGTCAATCAGAGTCGCAGTTGGTTTATTTCCGTGATAGTGCAATATTATTGTCTCCCTATCATGTCAAGCAACAAACAACTTTCATTAAGACACCAACCGCTCGGGTAGAATCATTCACAGTAGTGGAGCCCACTAAACGTGCTGGTACAGAGCTGAAATATGGGCCATATGATGAGCAGACACCGTATTCATATTCTCCTGTACTTGTTCATTTTGAGAATAACAATCCCTTTGCCGTTGTTGAGGAGCTAGAACGTGAAATTGAAATATCTCATTGGGGAAGCCTACAAATCACAGAGCGATATAAGCTGGTTCATGCTGGTGCTAGACACAAAGGTGTTTTTTCAAG GGTTGAATATCAAACTAGATCAGGTGCTAGTGGTGTTGCTTCATTTAAACATCTTCTTGCAAAACTACCCCCTAGGGTTCACTCAGTATACTATCGGGATGAAATAGGCAATATTTCTTCATCACATTTACGCACAGATTTTCTAAAG TCAGAGCTTGAATTTGAACCTCGGTATCCTCTATTTGGAGGCTGGAAATCCACCTTTCTTCTTGGTTATGGACTACCATTACAAGACTTCCTTTTTGAGTCTCCAGATGGCAGAAGATACCTCAACTTTACTTATGGTTGCCCTCTTGCTCAGACGGTGGTTGACAAGTTGATTATAAAA GTTGTTCTTCCAGAGGGATCCAAAGATCCTGCAGCCGTGATTCCTTTTCAAGTAGATCAACATCTAGAg ACCAAGTATTCATACCTTGACATTGTGGGAAGGACTGTGGTGGTTTTGGAAAAGAGAAATGTTGTTCCTGAGCATAACATCCCTTTCCAG GTGTACTACAATTTTAACCCCATATTCATGCTTGCTGAGCCATTGATGCTAGCATCTGTATTTTTTCTGCTTTTTGCGGCTTCTGTGACATATTTACATATGGATCTTTCCATACGCAAGTCATGA
- the LOC11415222 gene encoding protein ENHANCED DISEASE RESISTANCE 2-like: MEGWLYLVRSNRFTQHYSRKRYFILKENVLRNFKTKPTSQMEEPMRSAMIDSTIRVTDNGRESINKKVLFIFTVCNTSNQRDKLKLGARSSEEAAKWIRSFQEAAVKEYPNPAKNYVACSKKRRSSLRYGGSKSTDWKYSNLSFESCVYSEAMTSDVIAPSQWKIFGCQNGLRMFKEAKSSDSRGRHWGEQSAIMAVGVIDGTSEAIFHTLMSLDPSRSEWDFCIHRGIVVDHIDGHTDIIHLQLYNDWLPWGMKPRDLLLQRYWRREDDGTYVLLYHSVYHSKCPPKKGYVRACLKSGGFVVTPVNKGTQSVVRHMLTIDWKLWKLYLGASSTRSITIRMLERIAALRELYRTKVGNYSEPITMTKDIVLPVTVTVKKDVKIEVANENKSKIEELVEVKDQVDDKEIPGRISLMGLTDSDEFFDVPESTEYDHYDNQWHSDFPSEPKPSPAGSFVKKLQELAVHKKGYMDLQEVAKEESASCSYGNTLQKDPNCTLPCSWAPSDPSLFLVRGETYLQDHQKVKANDTLMQLVGADWLRCNTREDDLSSRPSSIVQKYAAKGGPEFFFVIHIQMPGSPMYSIALYYMMKTPLEDNPLLHSFVEGDDTYRNSRFKLIPYISKGSWIVKQSVGKKACLVGQALEIRYIRGKNYLELDIDVGSSTVARGVASLVLGYLNNLVVEMAFLIQGNTQDELPEVLIGTCRLNHMDASKAIGVNP; the protein is encoded by the exons atggaaggGTGGCTTTATCTCGTTCGTTCTAATCGGTTTACTCAACATTACTCACGTAAAAGATACTTCATTCTCAAAGAAAATGTTCTCAGAAATTTCAAGACCAAACCCACTTCACAAATGGAG GAGCCAATGAGAAGTGCAATGATAGACTCGACTATTCGTGTTACTGACAATGGAAGGGAGAGTATTAACAAAAAA gtattatttattttcactGTATGTAATACTTCAAATCAAAGGGATAAGCTTAAG TTGGGAGCACGTAGTTCAGAAGAAGCTGCAAAATGGATACGTTCTTTTCAGGAAGCTGCAGTGAAG GAGTATCCAAATCCAGCTAAGAATTATGTGGCTTGTTCCAAGAAAAGGCGTTCAAGTTTAAG ATATGGAGGGTCAAAAAGTACAGATTGGAAATACTCTAATTTGAGTTTTGAATCATGTGTATACTCTGAAGCTATGACCTCTGATGTTATTGCACCTTCCCAATGGAAGATTTTTGGCTGTCAAAATG GACTAAGGATGTTCAAAGAAGCCAAATCTTCGGATTCACGTGGAAGG CATTGGGGTGAGCAATCGGCAATAATGGCGGTTGGTGTTATTGATGGAACTTCAGAGGCTATTTTCCATACTCTTATGTCTCTTGATCCCTCAAGATCGGA ATGGGACTTTTGTATACATCGAGGCATCGTGGTTGATCACATAGATGGTCATACTGATATCATTCACCTCCAGTTGTACAATGATTGGCTGCCATG GGGTATGAAACCAAGAGATTTACTGTTACAAAGATACTGGAGAAGAGAGGATGATGGCACATACG TGTTATTATATCATTCTGTGTATCATTCCAAGTGCCCACCCAAGAAAGGCTACGTCCGAGCTTGCCTTAAAA GTGGAGGATTTGTGGTGACTCCTGTTAACAAAGGAACTCAGTCAGTTGTGAGACATATGCTTACTATTGACTGGAAGTTATGGAAACTATATTTGGGAGCTTCATCTACTAGATCCATAACCATTCGTATGCTCGAGCGAATTGCAG CACTAAGAGAGTTGTATAGAACAAAAGTAGGAAACTACTCAGAACCTATTACAATGACAAAGGATATTGTATTGCCTGTTACTGTTACTGTAAAGAAGGATGTTAAGATTGAAGTTGCAAATGAGAATAAGAGCAAAATTGAGGAACTTGTTGAGGTGAAAGATCAAGTGGACGACAAAGAAATTCCCGGTCGCATCAGTTTAATGGGATTAACTGATTCTGATGAGTTCTTTGATGTTCCTGAATCAACAGAATATGATCACTATGATAATCAATGGCACTCTGACTTTCCTTCAGAACCCAAACCATCACCAGCTGGTTCTTTTGTGAAAAAGTTACAAGAACTTGCCG TTCATAAAAAGGGTTACATGGACTTGCAAGAGGTAGCTAAGGAGGAAAGTGCATCATGCTCTTATGGAAACACTCTTCAAAAAGATCCAAATTGTACTTTACCTTGCAGCTGGGCTCCTTCTGATCCATCTTTATTTTTGGTTCGAGGAGAAACTTATTTACAAGATCATCAAAAG gtCAAAGCAAACGACACCTTGATGCAATTAGTAGGTGCAGATTGGCTCCGATGTAACACACGAGAAGATGATTTGAGTAGTCGTCCCAGTTCCATAGTTCAg AAATATGCAGCAAAAGGTGGTCCAGAATTCTTTTTTGTTATCCACATACAA ATGCCAGGAAGTCCCATGTATAGCATTGCACTCTATTACATGATGAAAACTCCTTTAGAAGACAATCCATTATTGCACAGCTTTGTTGAAGGAGATGATACTTATAGAAACTCAAGATTTAAGCTGATACCATATATTTCCAAG GGATCATGGATAGTCAAGCAAAGTGTTGGAAAGAAAGCATGTTTGGTTGGCCAAGCACTAGAAATACGTTACATTCGTGGCAAGAACTATCTAGAG CTTGACATCGATGTTGGATCTTCGACGGTTGCAAGAGGAGTGGCAAGCCTAGTTCTTGGATATCTGAACAATTTGGTGGTAGAAATGGCATTTTTGATACag GGTAACACACAAGATGAGCTCCCTGAAGTCCTCATCGGAACGTGTCGACTAAATCATATGGATGCATCCAAAGCAATTGGAGTGAATCCTTAA